A stretch of the Reichenbachiella ulvae genome encodes the following:
- a CDS encoding PKD domain-containing protein, with translation MYYQLQMPEVMHPLPIEEILLDGSSSTDSDGEIVSYSWVVLSGPTGYGLSNSESAQSSLTVGYLENT, from the coding sequence ATGTATTACCAATTGCAGATGCCGGAAGTAATGCATCCTTTGCCGATAGAAGAGATCTTATTAGATGGCAGTAGTTCAACAGATAGTGATGGAGAGATCGTGAGTTATAGCTGGGTTGTTTTATCGGGGCCAACAGGATATGGGTTGAGTAATTCAGAGAGTGCCCAATCGAGTTTGACAGTAGGTTATCTGGAGAATACTTGA